Part of the Enterobacter pseudoroggenkampii genome, GAACGTACCGTTCCAGCTGGCGGACAGCAACCTGGACAAAGTGTTCCTGGAAGAGTCCTTCGCGGCAGGCCTGCACGCGCTCAAAGGTCACCGTGTCGTGGGCGGCATGCGCGCCTCCATCTATAACGCGATGCCGCTGGAAGGCGTTAAAGCCCTGACGGATTTCATGATCGACTTCGAACGTCGTCACGGTTAATTTGCTGTTTTTCACCCCCGCAGCGCCCCTGCGGGGTTTTTATTATGTTGAGTTGAGAGTTTAGTTTTCATGGAATCCCTGACGTTACAACCTATCGCGCGGGTAGATGGCACCATCAATCTGCCTGGTTCAAAAAGTGTCTCGAACCGCGCTCTGCTGCTGGCAGCTCTGGCAAACGGCACCACCGTCCTCACAAACCTGCTGGACAGCGATGACGTGCGCCATATGCTCAATGCGCTGAAAGCGTTGGGCGTTCATTACATTCTCTCCGACGATCGTACCCGCTGCGAAGTGACCGGCAACGGCGGCGCGCTGCGCTCGGGTGAAGAGCTTGAGCTTTTTCTGGGCAACGCGGGTACCGCTATGCGCCCGCTGGCGGCGGCCCTGTGCCTGGGAAGCAACAATATTGTGCTGACCGGCGAGCCGCGCATGAAAGAGCGCCCGATTGGTCACCTGGTGGATGCCCTGCGTCAGGGCGGCGCGCAGATTGACTATCTGGAGCAGGAAAACTATCCGCCACTGCGTCTGCGCGGCGGTTTTACCGGCGGTCACGTCGAGGTTGACGGCAGCGTCTCCAGCCAGTTCCTGACGGCACTGCTGATGACCGCGCCGCTGGCCCCGCAGGATACAGTTATCACGATTAAAGGCGAGCTGGTCTCCAAACCGTATATTGATATCACGCTGCACCTGATGAAAACTTTCGGCGTTGAGGTGGAAAACCAGTCTTATCAGCGCTTCGTGGTGCGCGGGGCACAGCAGTACCAGTCTCCGGGCAACTACCTGGTTGAAGGGGATGCGTCATCCGCGTCCTACTTCCTGGCCGCGGGTGCGATTAAGGGCGGAACGGTAAAAGTGACCGGTATTGGCCGTAACAGCGTGCAGGGCGATATCCGTTTTGCGGACGTGCTGGAAAAAATGGGCGCCATTGTCACCTGGGGCGATGACTTTATCTCCTGTACCCACGGTGAGCTGAACGCCATCGACATGGACATGAACCATATCCCGGATGCGGCGATGACCATTGCCACGGCGGCACTGTTCGCCAAAGGCACGACCACGCTGCGTAACATCTACAACTGGCGCGTAAAAGAGACGGACCGCCTGTTCGCGATGGCGACAGAGCTGCGAAAAGTCGGTGCCGAGGTGGAAGAGGGCGAAGACTACATTCGCGTCACGCCTCCTGCAAAACTGCAGTTTGCGGAAATCGGAACCTACAACGATCACCGTATGGCGATGTGCTTCTCGCTGGTGGCGCTGTCAGATACGCCTGTCACGATCCTTGACCCGAAATGTACCGCGAAAACCTTCCCGGACTACTTCGAACAGCTGGCACGCATTAGTACGCTGGCCTGATAACGCCTTGCCGCATCGCCCGATGCGGCATTTGCTTACGCTTCATTACGAACACCTCCGCTCATTTCTTCTACACTCTGCTTCAATCATTCCGTAATTTGCACGCAAAGGTAACAGTTGCGCACGTTGGCGCGTATAATGCGCGGCGTTCATGTAAACGGTATGCCTTATTTAAGGAGAAAAAGATGACGGCAATTGCCCCGGTAATCACCATTGATGGGCCGAGTGGCGCAGGGAAAGGGACTCTGTGCAAAGCGATGGCGGAAGCATTGCAATGGCATCTTTTAGATTCGGGAGCAATCTATCGCGTGCTGGCGCTGGCCGCGCTGCATCATCACGTGGATGTCGCGTCTGAAGAGGCGCTGGTTCCGCTGGCTGCGCATCTGGATGTGCGCTTCGTGTCAACCGATGGCAACCTGGAAGTCATCCTTGAAGGGGAAGACGTGAGCGGCGAAATCCGTACTCAGGAAGTGGCGAATGCGGCCTCGCAGGTCGCGGCCTTCCCGCGCGTTCGCGAGGCGCTGTTGCGTCGTCAGCGCGCGTTTCGTGAAGCCCCGGGTCTGATCGCGGACGGACGTGATATGGGAACCGTGGTCTTCCCTGATGCACCTGTGAAAATTTTCCTTGACGCCTCTTCGGAAGAACGTGCGCAACGCCGCATGCTTCAGTTGCAGGAAAAGGGGTTTAGTGTTAACTTTGATCGCCTTTTATCCGAGATAAAAGAGCGCGATGACCGCGATCGTAACCGCGCCGTCGCCCCACTTGTTCCAGCAGAAGATGCATTAGTTCTGGATTCAACCAGTTTAACTATTGAGCAAGTGATTGAAAAAGCGCTACAATATGCGCGCCAAAAACTGGCACTCGCGTAATCGCGACCGATTTAGCAGTACCCCCGCTGCAATGGATTGACGGCGGGTATGTGAAACAACCCCATCCGGCACGGAGCCAGGTGGACGTTAATATTAACCTGAAGATTAAACATGACTGAATCTTTTGCTCAACTGTTTGAAGAATCCTTAAAAGAAATCGAAACCCGCCCGGGTTCCATCGTTCGCGGTGTTGTTGTTGCTATCGACAAAGACGTAGTACTGGTTGACGCCGGTCTGAAATCTGAGTCCGCCATTCCGGCAGAGCAGTTCAAAAACGCCCAGGGCGAGCTGGAAATCCAGGTTGGCGACGAAGTTGACGTTGCTCTGGACGCAGTAGAAGACGGCTTCGGTGAAACCCTGCTTTCTCGTGAGAAAGCGAAACGTCACGAAGCATGGATCACGCTGGAAAAAGCTTACGAAGAAGCTGAAACTGTGGTCGGTGTTATCAACGGCAAAGTTAAAGGTGGCTTCACTGTTGAGCTGAATGGTATTCGTGCGTTCCTGCCAGGTTCTCTGGTAGACGTTCGTCCAGTTCGTGACACTCTGCACCTGGAAGGCAAAGAGCTTGAGTTCAAAGTAATCAAGCTGGACCAGAAGCGTAACAACGTTGTTGTTTCCCGTCGTGCCGTTATCGAATCCGAAAACAGCGCAGAACGCGATCAGCTGCTGGAAAACCTGCAGGAAGGCATGGAAGTCAAAGGTATCGTTAAGAACCTCACTGACTACGGCGCATTCGTTGACCTGGGCGGCGTTGATGGCCTGCTGCACATCACCGACATGGCGTGGAAACGCGTTAAGCACCCAAGCGAAATCGTGAACGTGGGCGACGAAATCACTGTTAAAGTGCTGAAGTTCGACCGCGAGCGTACTCGTGTATCCCTCGGCCTGAAACAGCTGGGCGAAGATCCATGGGTAGCTATCGCTAAGCGTTACCCAGAAGGTACTAAACTGACTGGTCGCGTAACCAACCTGACTGACTACGGCTGCTTCGTTGAAATCGAAGAAGGCGTTGAAGGTCTGGTGCACGTTTCCGAAATGGACTGGACCAACAAAAACATCCACCCATCCAAAGTTGTTAACGTTGGTGATGTAGTGGAAGTGATGGTTCTGGATATCGACGAAGAACGTCGTCGTATCTCCCTGGGCCTGAAGCAGTGCAAAAACAACCCATGGCAGCAGTTCGCGGAAACCCACAACAAGGGCGACCGTGTTGAAGGTAAAATCAAGTCTATCACTGACTTCGGTATCTTCATCGGCCTGGACGGCGGCATCGATGGCCTGGTTCACCTGTCTGACATCTCCTGGAACGTTGCAGGCGAAGAAGCAGTTCGTGAATACAAAAAAGGCGACGAAATCGCTGCAGTTGTTCTGCAGGTTGACGCAGAGCGTGAGCGTATCTCCCTGGGCGTTAAACAGCTCGCAGAAGATCCGTTCAACAACTGGGTTGCACTGAACAAGAAAGGCGCAATCGTAAACGGTAAAGTAACTGCAGTTGACGCTAAAGGCGCAACCGTAGAACTGGCTGACGGCGTTGAAGGTTACCTGCGCGCTTCTGAAGCTTCACGTGACCGCGTTGAAGATGCCACTCTGGTTCTGAACGTAGGCGACGACGTTGAAGCTAAGTTCACCGGTGTTGACCGTAAGAACCGTGCAATCAGCCTGTCTGTTCGTGCTAAAGACGAAGCTGATGAGAAAGATGCAATCGCAACTGTTAACAAACAGGAAGATGCAAACTTCTCTAACAACGCAATGGCTGAAGCTTTCAAAGCAGCTAAAGGCGAGTAATATCAGGTTCTCAGCATCAGTTGCGCTGTAACGCATTTACAGCGCGAAGGATGAGGAGCAAACTTGACAGATTGCAGGATTCGTCCTGTAATCAATAACAAAGGGCGGCTACGGCCGCCCTTGTTTAATGAGCTGTTCAGCTAATTGGTTTGAAAGGAACCGGAGGAATCATGACCAAGTCAGAATTGATTGAAAGACTTGCCAGTCAGCAACCGCATATCCCTGCCAAGGCAGTGGAAGATGCCGTAAAAGAGATGCTGGAGCATATGGCCTCCACTCTTGCCCAGGGCGAGCGCATTGAAATCCGCGGTTTCGGTAGTTTTTCTCTGCACTATCGTGCTCCACGTACCGGGCGTAACCCGAAAACTGGCGATAAAGTCGAGCTGGAAGGTAAGTACGTTCCACACTTTAAGCCGGGTAAAGAACTGCGCGATCGCGCCAATATTTACGGCAACTGAGTTTAGCCAGCCGGTTAAACTGGGTTCGAAAGAAAGCACCTGCGGGTGCTTTTTTTGTCTCTGTCGCTTTCATTCTGAAGGTGCCCCGCATTTTTCGTTTCGTTTTCTGCAACCCGTTAAATACCTTGCTGCGCTTGCTGTAAATCGCATCCTTCACACCTGACGACCCGCTCAACCTGCTTGCATACTGCCACCCTGAAACAGGGAGGTAGCAATGGGAATTCCCGCGCTTAGCGTCTGCGCCATTCTGGCGATAGTTCCGTTACTCTGGTTACCTGAACTGCCATCACCTTACACCGTGTGGGTCATGGTGGCTGGCGGGATAGTGATTGCTGCATGGCAAAACCATCGAGTGAAGTATGCTGGTATTACGCTGTTATTTTGTGCGTGGGGCATTCTGGCCGCACAGGAGAGCGTCTGGCCGATGCAGCATTTAACAACGGGGGCCGTGCAGGCCGAGGTAGAGCTCACCGCGACCGACGGCGCCACTCTGCATCAGGGAAACATTCGCCGCGTCGATGGCAAGCGCTGGTGGGCCTCCACCGGCGTAACGCTGTATGGCAATTATCTGCCCCAGAAATCGTGCGCCGGTCAGCGCTGGACCATGACGCTCAGGCTCAGGCCTGCCCATGGCGAACTGAACGACGGCGGATATGATTCTCAGCGCAGCGCTTTTGCCCAACATCAAACCCTAAGCGGGCGCTTCACCCGTGCTGAACTCGTCGATGGGCGCTGCAGCCTGCGAGCGCAATACCTGATGTCACTGCAAAACCGACTTTCGGCTTACCGCTGGGGGGCGGTTATCCTCGGACTGGGAATGGGGGAACGTCTGGATGTGCCCCGGGAAATAAAAGACCTGATGCGTGAAACTGGCACGCTGCATTTGATGGCGATTTCGGGTCTGCATATCGCGCTGGCAGCATCCCTCGTCTGGTTACTCGCACGTGGGCTCCAGTTTTTATTACCCAGCCACCGGGTCCACTGGCAGATGCCTCTCCTGGCCGGGTTGTGCTTTGCCGCTTTCTACGCCTGGCTTACCGGTCTGCAACCTCCTGCGCTACGAACGGTCATCGCGCTTGCTGTGCTTGCCATATTGCGGATCGCGGCCCGTCAATGGTCTCCCTGGCAGGTATGGGGGTGCTGTATCGCGGCGATCCTCATAAGCGATCCCCTAGCCGTACTTTCGCAGAGTCTGGCCCTGTCCGCATTTGCCGTCGCCGCGCTGATTTTCTGGTTCCAGTGGCTGCCTCTTCCTGACTGGCACCGGGCACGACGTATACGGCCGCTACTAAACCTGATCCATCTGCAGGTCGGCATGCTGATGCTGCTCATGCCGTTACAGGTCCTGATTTTCCATGGCTTCAGTATCTCCTCCCTGGTCGCGAATCTCTTCGCCGTTCCCCTGGTGACGTTTGTCTCCGTGCCGCTGATCCTGCTCGGTATGCTGCTTCATCTGCTGCCGCTGGCGGCACTGGAAAGCGTCGTCTGGTTCGCAGCAGATAAGTCACTAGCGTGGTTGTTCTGGCTCCTCATGCGCCTGCCTGACGGCTGGCAGAATGTCGACCAACGCTGGCAATACACGACATTACTGCCGTGGTTGAGCATCATTGCCTGGCGTTTTCGCGCATGGAAAACCCTTCCTGCCGTTTGTCTTGCAGGAAGCGTCTTACTGGCATTTCCTCTCTGGCGAACGGCAAAAAGCGAGAGCTGGACGCTGCATATGCTGGACGTGGGGCAGGGGCTGGCCATGGTCATTGAACGACAGGGAAAAGCCATTCTTTATGATACCGGACTCGCCTGGCCGGGCGGGGATAGCGCGCAGCGGTTAATTATTCCCTGGCTGCGCTGGCATCACCTGCGGCCTGAAGGCGTAATTCTCAGTCATGAACACCTCGACCATGCGGGAGGCCTCGCATCGTTGCAAAAAACGTGGCCTGACGTGTGGGTAAGAAGCCCCTTGCGCCAGGCGGGACATCGCCCCTGTTTTCGCGGACAGAGATGGCAATGGCAGGGACTTACCTTCAGCGTCCACTGGCCCCCTGAAAATTACCCGGCTCAGGGAAACAACCGTTCCTGCGTGGTAAAGGTGGACGACGGCAAGCAGAGCGTGCTGCTAACAGGGGACATTGAAGCACAAGCGGAACAGGCTATGCTTAGCCATTACTGGCGTTATCTGACGTCCACGCTCATACAGGTGCCCCATCATGGCAGCAATACCTCGTCTTCATTGTCGCTGGTCCAGCGGGTAGAAGGTCAGATCGCTCTGGATTCAGCGGCACGGTATAACGCATGGCGATTCCCGTCGGCAAAAATTGTCCGACGTTATCGAAAAGAGGGGTATATCTGGCATGATACCCCTCATTCTGGACAAATATCGGTGACATTCTCGCAACATCACTGGCAAATCCGGCGCTTGCGAGAGCAATATTTACCCGTTTGGTATCATCAGTGGTTT contains:
- the aroA gene encoding 3-phosphoshikimate 1-carboxyvinyltransferase, with the translated sequence MESLTLQPIARVDGTINLPGSKSVSNRALLLAALANGTTVLTNLLDSDDVRHMLNALKALGVHYILSDDRTRCEVTGNGGALRSGEELELFLGNAGTAMRPLAAALCLGSNNIVLTGEPRMKERPIGHLVDALRQGGAQIDYLEQENYPPLRLRGGFTGGHVEVDGSVSSQFLTALLMTAPLAPQDTVITIKGELVSKPYIDITLHLMKTFGVEVENQSYQRFVVRGAQQYQSPGNYLVEGDASSASYFLAAGAIKGGTVKVTGIGRNSVQGDIRFADVLEKMGAIVTWGDDFISCTHGELNAIDMDMNHIPDAAMTIATAALFAKGTTTLRNIYNWRVKETDRLFAMATELRKVGAEVEEGEDYIRVTPPAKLQFAEIGTYNDHRMAMCFSLVALSDTPVTILDPKCTAKTFPDYFEQLARISTLA
- the cmk gene encoding (d)CMP kinase, whose product is MTAIAPVITIDGPSGAGKGTLCKAMAEALQWHLLDSGAIYRVLALAALHHHVDVASEEALVPLAAHLDVRFVSTDGNLEVILEGEDVSGEIRTQEVANAASQVAAFPRVREALLRRQRAFREAPGLIADGRDMGTVVFPDAPVKIFLDASSEERAQRRMLQLQEKGFSVNFDRLLSEIKERDDRDRNRAVAPLVPAEDALVLDSTSLTIEQVIEKALQYARQKLALA
- the rpsA gene encoding 30S ribosomal protein S1, yielding MTESFAQLFEESLKEIETRPGSIVRGVVVAIDKDVVLVDAGLKSESAIPAEQFKNAQGELEIQVGDEVDVALDAVEDGFGETLLSREKAKRHEAWITLEKAYEEAETVVGVINGKVKGGFTVELNGIRAFLPGSLVDVRPVRDTLHLEGKELEFKVIKLDQKRNNVVVSRRAVIESENSAERDQLLENLQEGMEVKGIVKNLTDYGAFVDLGGVDGLLHITDMAWKRVKHPSEIVNVGDEITVKVLKFDRERTRVSLGLKQLGEDPWVAIAKRYPEGTKLTGRVTNLTDYGCFVEIEEGVEGLVHVSEMDWTNKNIHPSKVVNVGDVVEVMVLDIDEERRRISLGLKQCKNNPWQQFAETHNKGDRVEGKIKSITDFGIFIGLDGGIDGLVHLSDISWNVAGEEAVREYKKGDEIAAVVLQVDAERERISLGVKQLAEDPFNNWVALNKKGAIVNGKVTAVDAKGATVELADGVEGYLRASEASRDRVEDATLVLNVGDDVEAKFTGVDRKNRAISLSVRAKDEADEKDAIATVNKQEDANFSNNAMAEAFKAAKGE
- the ihfB gene encoding integration host factor subunit beta translates to MTKSELIERLASQQPHIPAKAVEDAVKEMLEHMASTLAQGERIEIRGFGSFSLHYRAPRTGRNPKTGDKVELEGKYVPHFKPGKELRDRANIYGN
- a CDS encoding ComEC family protein — protein: MGIPALSVCAILAIVPLLWLPELPSPYTVWVMVAGGIVIAAWQNHRVKYAGITLLFCAWGILAAQESVWPMQHLTTGAVQAEVELTATDGATLHQGNIRRVDGKRWWASTGVTLYGNYLPQKSCAGQRWTMTLRLRPAHGELNDGGYDSQRSAFAQHQTLSGRFTRAELVDGRCSLRAQYLMSLQNRLSAYRWGAVILGLGMGERLDVPREIKDLMRETGTLHLMAISGLHIALAASLVWLLARGLQFLLPSHRVHWQMPLLAGLCFAAFYAWLTGLQPPALRTVIALAVLAILRIAARQWSPWQVWGCCIAAILISDPLAVLSQSLALSAFAVAALIFWFQWLPLPDWHRARRIRPLLNLIHLQVGMLMLLMPLQVLIFHGFSISSLVANLFAVPLVTFVSVPLILLGMLLHLLPLAALESVVWFAADKSLAWLFWLLMRLPDGWQNVDQRWQYTTLLPWLSIIAWRFRAWKTLPAVCLAGSVLLAFPLWRTAKSESWTLHMLDVGQGLAMVIERQGKAILYDTGLAWPGGDSAQRLIIPWLRWHHLRPEGVILSHEHLDHAGGLASLQKTWPDVWVRSPLRQAGHRPCFRGQRWQWQGLTFSVHWPPENYPAQGNNRSCVVKVDDGKQSVLLTGDIEAQAEQAMLSHYWRYLTSTLIQVPHHGSNTSSSLSLVQRVEGQIALDSAARYNAWRFPSAKIVRRYRKEGYIWHDTPHSGQISVTFSQHHWQIRRLREQYLPVWYHQWFGAPVDNG